One Doryrhamphus excisus isolate RoL2022-K1 chromosome 17, RoL_Dexc_1.0, whole genome shotgun sequence genomic region harbors:
- the dcst1 gene encoding E3 ubiquitin-protein ligase DCST1 — protein sequence MKPRSTVEYVIRRFLPPACHRFLLGRSEDAGPAQVILRGVFGALSGSVIFTGVAHSLPLSFPLKVTLGCIFVVLCLVGGAVSSTFRCSVLLMFPSMLGSRGRAYLMLVILSVLYSGPVSNIQQNVQAAAETLTCNLDLQLHNSKLLWRDSVKPFLTMAQEVTKDEAEFQSEARNATAEFQLIQDKVAQQYGYNSFQSKNNSDHTQEQFAMKTMMQCDSIVNQGIQRCADWFSLKWQECVNAIPVPVIHHILCVPMKFHFLCDVMRVMTPWCRQNIPVEGNFGPLFDRLSQSVDLLAREFSTRLILEEPQHDVLEGQILDHEFTHSVQSSFQRLTAWMGTLLDVLNLLMSFTFISVFTQSLGYTREFRGNIYFDNMYITTYFRIIDSRRKTLGKPCLLPLSAHDRQKFVDPWSPRIHPEEIQQVLSGVLQVLAVLVVCVVLLSMDWSVVHVLDIVSRHTQTQFNISSSHQVHIKVDGDSMMARLLRTTVEAFNSSSDVHIITDNRQCVTPPSSLPVSAYVSCACCVLLAALFSCLQVYTSRLRRVIAAFYHPKREKTRVLFLYNVTLLKQTASCTQTAPSRTKVLGCFPTCTRVCPGRQEASGCEEVTVVPSSGERQQRALFPQLCHSQA from the exons ATGAAGCCTCGCAGCA CTGTGGAATACGTCATCAGGAGGTTTCTCCCGCCCGCCTGCCATCGCTTCCTCCTCGGCCGCTCCGAGGATGCTGGACCCGCCCAAGTCATCCTCAGAGGTGTGTTTGGCGCTCTGAGTGGCTCAG TCATATTCACGGGCGTGGCACACAGCCTCCCGCTGTCCTTTCCCCTCAAAGTGACCTTGGGATGCATCTTTGTTG TGTTGTGTCTTGTGGGCGGGGCTGTGTCGTCCACCTTCAGGTGCTCAGTCCTCCTgatgtttcccagcatgctcggCTCCCGCGGGCGCGCCTACCTCATGCTTGTCATCCTTTCAGTGCTCTACTCTG GTCCAGTGTCCAACATCCAGCAGAACGTTCAAGCGGCTGCAGAGACTCTGACCTGCAACTTGGACCTTCAGCTTCACAACAGCAAGCTACTATGGCGAGACTCCGTAAAACCTTTTCTCACGATGGCCCAGGAAGTTACA AAGGACGAGGCAGAATTCCAGTCCGAGGCTCGCAACGCTACAGCGGAATTTCAGCTCATCCAGGACAAAGTTGCACAACAGTACGGATACAATTCGTTCCAGAGCAAAAACAACAGCGATCACACGCAGGAACAGTTTGCCATGAAGACCATGATGCAGTGTGACA GTATTGTCAACCAGGGCATCCAACGCTGTGCCGACTGGTTTAGCCTCAAGTGGCAGGAGTGTGTGAATGCCATCCCTGTGCCCGTCATCCACCACATCCTGTGCGTGCCCATGaagttccacttcctgtgtgacgTCATGAGAG TGATGACACCGTGGTGCAGGCAGAACATTCCCGTGGAGGGAAACTTTGGACCACTCTTTGACCGTCTCAGCCAATCTGTGGACCTTCTGGCCAGAGAGTTCAGCACCAGACTCATACTGGAG GAACCCCAACATGATGTGTTGGAGGGACAGATCCTGGACCATGAGTTCACACACTCCGTCCAAAGCTCTTTCCAAAGACTGACGGCTTGGATGGGAACACTGCTGGACGTCCTTAATCTGCTCATGTCCTTCACCTTCATCTCCGTCTTCACACA GTCGCTGGGGTACACACGTGAGTTCCGAGGGAACATCTACTTTGACAACATGTACATCACAACATACTTTAGAATCATCGACAGTCGCAGGAAAACATTG ggtAAACCTTGTTTGTTGCCTCTCAGTGCGCACGACAGACAAAAGTTTGTTGACCCCTGGAGTCCCAGAATTCACCCTGAAGAAATCCAACAAGTG ttgtCAGGTGTGCTGCAGGTGCTGGCTGTGCTGGTAGTGTGCGTGGTTTTGCTGAGCATGGACTGGTCGGTGGTTCATGTTCTGGACATCGtcagcagacacacacagacccaATTCAACATCagca GCAGCCACCAGGTGCACATAAAAGTGGACGGGGACTCCATGATGGCCCGCCTCCTGAGGACGACGGTGGAGGCATTCAACAGCTCGTCCGACGTCCACATCATCACGGACAACCGTc AGTGTGTGACTCcgccctcctccctccctgtcAGCGCATATGTCAGCTGTGCTTGTTGCGTCTTGCTGGCGGCGCTCTTCAGCTGCCTGCAGGTTTACACCAGTCGTCTCCGCAGGGTCATCGCCGCCTTCTACCACCCCAAG AGGGAGAAAACACGGGTCTTATTTTTGTACAACGTCACCCTGCTCAAACAAACAGCTTCATGCACACAAACAGCGCCCAGCAGGACAAAG GTGTTGGGCTGTTTCCCCACGTGCACTCGTGTGTGTCCTGGGCGACAGGAAGCGTCAGGCTGTGAGGAAGTCACAGTCGTTCCGTCTTCTGGGGAGaggcagcagagggcgctgtttccACAGCTTTGTCATTCACAAGCTTAA
- the dcst2 gene encoding DC-STAMP domain-containing protein 2 isoform X2, with protein sequence MTRMAAEAFTTTAHGRNFLLFLCASLLLSGPLANVMENTERAAASLVCGGELAANQTREWMHKAATPLLSALDQIRELSRNAVATVTRVEKLIQSLTDAIRHVARTLRNVLHFLVDIGDVCNAKLGSPYRKCLTVFRQAKADCSAQLGDFNFLCDIVSGFQPLCELARAGKLFCIIPAYIATQLKDRLVEPTVSAFQRMRRQFDFNLTVTAIFEADVNVSRSLGKTGQNILEELTSDLRVFKKLSGPLSWAGPVLLACSLLRAAQYRRRYLTQMSFDNIYISAQFIEQDRQVTAEGGASVLPLTSRELTIYITPLTPQLTRREWQAVLVSVAWVLRHILWAGLMMALDFLVFWLLDQVHRHVQTDVVGQAPVTVGVQVDGSGYTADIMRDVVASFNVLQGGNFTVISSKCLLVPSEPDYAASFALGFLLGLALLMALAGGPVQRARRLICAYFHPETELERISFLRQLILDERRAAGRALVRAGARRRAHGEQRDGHLNRPLGALLLRLPRGGTYLANLLAASPDMCLACGRGAGFASFICDVPECPGVYCRPCFSSLDNVCDACARPLTFQEYSDEEIDSSDDEEGQDVKARSSTATGRGRRKSRARNDSTASLEHVTVHLSPV encoded by the exons ATGACACGCATGGCTGCGGAGGCTTTCACGACAACAG cTCACGGCCGCAACTTCCTGCTCTTCCTGTGCGCCTCCCTGCTTCTGTCCGGCCCGCTCGCCAACGTGATGGAGAACACAGAGCGAGCTGCTGCCAGCCTGGTGTGTGGTGGGGAGCTGGCTGCCAATCAAACAAGGGAGTGGATGCATAAAGCAGCGACACCCCTCCTCT CTGCGTTGGATCAGATCCGTGAGCTCAGTCGCAATGCTGTTGCCACGGTAACAAGAGTTGAGAAGTTGATCCAGTCTTTGACCGACGCCATCCGCCATGTTG CTCGCACTCTGAGGAACGTCCTCCACTTCCTGGTTGACATCGGCGATGTCTGCAACGCCAAGCTAGGTTCTCCGTACAGGAAGTGCCTAACCGTCTTCAGACAGGCCAAAGCGGACTGCTCTGCCCAGCTGGGAGACTTCAACTTCCTGTGTGACATCGTCAGTGGCTTCCAGCCGCTATGCGAGCTGGCCCGCG CTGGAAAGCTATTCTGCATCATCCCCGCGTACATCGCCACTCAGCTGAAGGACCGCCTGGTGGAGC CCACCGTCTCGGCCTTCCAGCGCATGAGGCGCCAGTTTGACTTCAACTTGACAGTCACAGCCATCTTTGAGGCAGACGTCAATGTGAGCCGCTCACTAGGAAAGACCGGTCAGAACATCTTGGAAGAGCTGACCTCAGACCTGCGAGTCTTCAAGAAGCTGAGCGGCCCGCTCTCCTGGGCAGGCCCGGTCCTGCTCGCCTGCTCGTTGCTCAG gGCCGCGCAGTACAGACGCAGGTACTTGACCCAGATGAGCTTTGACAACATCTACATCAGCGCTCAGTTCATAGAGCAGGACCGTCAGGTGACTGCAGAGGGCGGGGCTTCTGTTTTGCCACTGACAAGCAGGGAGTTGACCATCTACATTACGCCAC TGACGCCACAACTGACAAGAAGAGAGTGGCAAGCGGTCCTCGTAAGCGTGGCGTGGGTGCTGAGGCACATACTGTGGGCCGGTCTTATGATGGCACTGGACTTTCTGGTTTTCTGGCTTCTGGATCAGGTGCACCGCCATGTCCAAACCGACGTTGTAGGCCAAG CTCCGGTCACGGTGGGGGTGCAGGTGGACGGGTCGGGTTACACGGCGGACATCATGCGGGATGTGGTGGCATCGTTTAACGTCCTGCAAGGAGGAAACTTTACTGTGATCAGCAGCAAGTGTCTGCTCGTGCCGTCAGAGCCTGACTACGCCGCCTCTTTCGCCTTAG GCTTCCTGCTGGGTCTGGCTTTGCTCATGGCGCTCGCTGGAGGGCCGGTGCAGCGTGCCCGGCGACTCATATGCGCTTATTTCCATCCTGAGACTGAGCTG GAGCGCATCTCCTTTCTGCGGCAGCTGATCTTGGATGAGAGGAGGGCGGCGGGAAGAGCACTCGTGAGGGCGGGGGCCAGGAGACGAGCACACGGAGAACAGCGAGACGGCCACCTCAACCGTCCTCTAGGCGCACTGTTGCTACG ATTACCACGAGGAGGAACGTACCTGGCCAACCTGCTGGCTGCGTCGCCGGACATGTGTCTGGCCTGTGGCAGAGGGGCGGGGTTTGCCTCTTTCATCTGCGATGTACCTGAATGTCCAG GCGTGTActgtcggccatgtttttccagTTTGGACAACGTATGCGATGCGTGTGCACGGCCTTTGACCTTCCAGGAGTACAGCGACGAAGAGAT AGATTCCAGTGATGATGAGGAGGGACAAGATGTAAAGGCACGGAGCTCTACGGCGACTGGCCGTGGGCGCAG AAAATCCCGTGCCCGAAATGACTCGACTGCCTCACTTGAACACGTCACCGTCCACCTTTCACCTGTGTAG
- the dcst2 gene encoding DC-STAMP domain-containing protein 2 isoform X1, protein MKGMKEVTCSRFVFQKSTRCTGFRCWKVKGHLKEAGQSLLAFTLGLLLASAYGTMVIILQKQSLWVCVYSTVGVAMVAAFGMGLSADMRVNVMVMLPSLCSSHGRNFLLFLCASLLLSGPLANVMENTERAAASLVCGGELAANQTREWMHKAATPLLSALDQIRELSRNAVATVTRVEKLIQSLTDAIRHVARTLRNVLHFLVDIGDVCNAKLGSPYRKCLTVFRQAKADCSAQLGDFNFLCDIVSGFQPLCELARAGKLFCIIPAYIATQLKDRLVEPTVSAFQRMRRQFDFNLTVTAIFEADVNVSRSLGKTGQNILEELTSDLRVFKKLSGPLSWAGPVLLACSLLRAAQYRRRYLTQMSFDNIYISAQFIEQDRQVTAEGGASVLPLTSRELTIYITPLTPQLTRREWQAVLVSVAWVLRHILWAGLMMALDFLVFWLLDQVHRHVQTDVVGQAPVTVGVQVDGSGYTADIMRDVVASFNVLQGGNFTVISSKCLLVPSEPDYAASFALGFLLGLALLMALAGGPVQRARRLICAYFHPETELERISFLRQLILDERRAAGRALVRAGARRRAHGEQRDGHLNRPLGALLLRLPRGGTYLANLLAASPDMCLACGRGAGFASFICDVPECPGVYCRPCFSSLDNVCDACARPLTFQEYSDEEIDSSDDEEGQDVKARSSTATGRGRRKSRARNDSTASLEHVTVHLSPV, encoded by the exons ATGAAGGGGATGAAGGAAGTCACGTGCAGCAG GTTTGTCTTCCAAAAGTCAACACGATGCACTGGCTTCCGGTGCtggaaggtcaaaggtcacttgAAAGAAGCAGGGCAGAGCCTGCTGGCGTTCACGCTGGGATTGCTGCTGGCATCGGCGTACGGCACCATGGTGATCATCCTGCAGAAGCAGTCGCTGTGGGTTTGCGTCTACAGCACAGTGGGCGTCGCCATGGTGGCGGCCTTTGGGATGGGCCTGTCAGCGGACATGCGTGTCAACGTCATGGTCATGTTGCCGTCGCTGTGCTCAT cTCACGGCCGCAACTTCCTGCTCTTCCTGTGCGCCTCCCTGCTTCTGTCCGGCCCGCTCGCCAACGTGATGGAGAACACAGAGCGAGCTGCTGCCAGCCTGGTGTGTGGTGGGGAGCTGGCTGCCAATCAAACAAGGGAGTGGATGCATAAAGCAGCGACACCCCTCCTCT CTGCGTTGGATCAGATCCGTGAGCTCAGTCGCAATGCTGTTGCCACGGTAACAAGAGTTGAGAAGTTGATCCAGTCTTTGACCGACGCCATCCGCCATGTTG CTCGCACTCTGAGGAACGTCCTCCACTTCCTGGTTGACATCGGCGATGTCTGCAACGCCAAGCTAGGTTCTCCGTACAGGAAGTGCCTAACCGTCTTCAGACAGGCCAAAGCGGACTGCTCTGCCCAGCTGGGAGACTTCAACTTCCTGTGTGACATCGTCAGTGGCTTCCAGCCGCTATGCGAGCTGGCCCGCG CTGGAAAGCTATTCTGCATCATCCCCGCGTACATCGCCACTCAGCTGAAGGACCGCCTGGTGGAGC CCACCGTCTCGGCCTTCCAGCGCATGAGGCGCCAGTTTGACTTCAACTTGACAGTCACAGCCATCTTTGAGGCAGACGTCAATGTGAGCCGCTCACTAGGAAAGACCGGTCAGAACATCTTGGAAGAGCTGACCTCAGACCTGCGAGTCTTCAAGAAGCTGAGCGGCCCGCTCTCCTGGGCAGGCCCGGTCCTGCTCGCCTGCTCGTTGCTCAG gGCCGCGCAGTACAGACGCAGGTACTTGACCCAGATGAGCTTTGACAACATCTACATCAGCGCTCAGTTCATAGAGCAGGACCGTCAGGTGACTGCAGAGGGCGGGGCTTCTGTTTTGCCACTGACAAGCAGGGAGTTGACCATCTACATTACGCCAC TGACGCCACAACTGACAAGAAGAGAGTGGCAAGCGGTCCTCGTAAGCGTGGCGTGGGTGCTGAGGCACATACTGTGGGCCGGTCTTATGATGGCACTGGACTTTCTGGTTTTCTGGCTTCTGGATCAGGTGCACCGCCATGTCCAAACCGACGTTGTAGGCCAAG CTCCGGTCACGGTGGGGGTGCAGGTGGACGGGTCGGGTTACACGGCGGACATCATGCGGGATGTGGTGGCATCGTTTAACGTCCTGCAAGGAGGAAACTTTACTGTGATCAGCAGCAAGTGTCTGCTCGTGCCGTCAGAGCCTGACTACGCCGCCTCTTTCGCCTTAG GCTTCCTGCTGGGTCTGGCTTTGCTCATGGCGCTCGCTGGAGGGCCGGTGCAGCGTGCCCGGCGACTCATATGCGCTTATTTCCATCCTGAGACTGAGCTG GAGCGCATCTCCTTTCTGCGGCAGCTGATCTTGGATGAGAGGAGGGCGGCGGGAAGAGCACTCGTGAGGGCGGGGGCCAGGAGACGAGCACACGGAGAACAGCGAGACGGCCACCTCAACCGTCCTCTAGGCGCACTGTTGCTACG ATTACCACGAGGAGGAACGTACCTGGCCAACCTGCTGGCTGCGTCGCCGGACATGTGTCTGGCCTGTGGCAGAGGGGCGGGGTTTGCCTCTTTCATCTGCGATGTACCTGAATGTCCAG GCGTGTActgtcggccatgtttttccagTTTGGACAACGTATGCGATGCGTGTGCACGGCCTTTGACCTTCCAGGAGTACAGCGACGAAGAGAT AGATTCCAGTGATGATGAGGAGGGACAAGATGTAAAGGCACGGAGCTCTACGGCGACTGGCCGTGGGCGCAG AAAATCCCGTGCCCGAAATGACTCGACTGCCTCACTTGAACACGTCACCGTCCACCTTTCACCTGTGTAG
- the plin6 gene encoding perilipin 6, giving the protein MTSHRMTTNRVTNLFLKSCPGRLRAGHKVLHLHLHLFSTASLMGFGQKDMSHLQNHEINVMLRVSHLPLVRSVLQSVSSVYSEVKGRYPLLGLVGGVAEFGVRNVSMEAMKRATPVMQTLRPQIEIANNFALVGLDQLEKTFPILNQSTDEVIGHLKDAFFLTMDDMQLWMGAGLDGALDQLERLSHSAWLAMRQLQDSQVGRAATLGLDDLLSRIENVTAYYLPLPPTLRREWEMRVLEYEDEDEDDEPSIWTRVRSLLLGLSLQLYHRMMKVQEQLEEAARNLGDAADSVGLGQVLELLGNLLHFLQRLLVTLLYRAESLKELSLGRVKDQAMMLAELRPVRQIQALPVQVQQLLVDLQQLSKILLQLLINSTPLYNMLQQPSEKDVEDFLNQEDFRSDGSSRRGSSNSLFLKAMDGRPRRRTSLYSRAVRSPGPDGNTGRRSSLKQDFEPEGSPVPSESSTYRRPSATEVLLTPLKQFVSQSQKAFEYLNPNSAEGSNSATD; this is encoded by the exons ATGACATCACACCGAATGACGACCAATCGCGTCACAAACCTCTTTCTCAAAAGTTGTCCTGGCAGACTAAGAGCAGGTCACAAagttcttcatcttcatcttcacctCTTCAGCACAGCCTCTCTGATGGG ATTTGGCCAAAAAGACATGTCTCATCTTCAGAATCATGAG ATAAACGTGATGCTGAGGGTCTCGCACCTTCCTCTTGTCCGCTCGGTGCTGCAGTCGGTGAGCTCTGTCTACTCAGAGGTCAAAGGGCGTTATCCTCTGCTCGGCCTGGTGGGAGGAGTAGCCGAGTTTGGCGTCCGAAACGTCTCCATGGAGGCCATGAAGAGAGCCACACCCGTCATGCAGACCTTGAGACCTCAGA ttgaaattgccaacaattTCGCCCTTGTGGGTCTGGACCAGTTGGAGAAGACATTTCCCATCCTGAACCAGTCCACGGATGAG GTGATAGGTCACTTGAAAGACGCCTTCTTCCTGACAATGGATGACATGCAGCTGTGGATGGGGGCCGGGTTGGATGGTGCTCTGGACCAGCTGGAGCGCCTGTCTCACTCGGCTTGGTTGGCGATGCGACAACTGCAGGACTCTCAGGTCGGCCGCGCGGCCACATTGGGCCTGGACGATTTGCTGAGCCGCATTGAGAACGTCACCGCCTACTACTTGCCCCTCCCACCCACTCTGC gtCGCGAGTGGGAGATGAGAGTTCTGGAGtatgaagatgaggatgaggacgaCGAGCCCAGCATCTGGACAAGGGTCCGAAGTCTCCTGCTGGGTCTCAGTCTGCAGCTGTACCACCGCATGATGAAGGTGCAGGAGCAGCTGGAGGAAGCTGCCAGAAATCTGGGAGACGCCGCCGACTCG GTGGGTCTGGGTCAGGTCCTGGAGCTGCTGGGCAACCTGTTGCATTTCCTGCAAAGACTACTGGTGACGCTGCTGTACCGGGCTGAGAGCCTCAAAGAGCTGTCACTGGGCAGGGTTAAAGATCAGGCCATGATGCTGGCGGAACTGCGTCCGGTGAGACAAATTCAAGCGTTGCCAGTCCAGGTCCAGCAACTTCTTGTAGACCTGCAACAACTCTCCAAGATCCTCCTGCAGCTCCTCATCAACTCCACGCCTCTCTACAACATG CTCCAGCAGCCTTCTGAGAAGGACGTGGAGGACTTCCTGAACCAGGAGGACTTTCGGTCCGACGGCTCATCCCGGCGTGGCTCCAGTAATAGCCTATTCCTGAAAGCCATGGACGGACGTCCTCGCCGCCGCACTAGTCTGTACTCACGGGCCGTCCGCAGTCCTGGTCCTGACGGCAATACCGGCCGCCGTTCCAGTTTGAAGCAGGACTTCGAGCCAGAAGGATCCCCTGTCCCTTCCGAAAGCTCCACCTACCGCCGGCCCTCCGCCACAGAGGTGCTCCTCACCCCGCTCAAGCAGTTCGTCTCTCAGAGCCAGAAGGCCTTCGAGTACCTGAATCCTAACTCGGCTGAAGGGTCCAACAGCGCCACCGATTGA
- the syt11b gene encoding synaptotagmin-11b, which translates to MADMTELRPSYAMSPILAGFLGAGVLVLVVIVLVLLWSFCQRRYLRISGHYKLHGDRYCDADDPPYKFIHMLKGISIYPESLSSSKRIVRSARRAERDGERGCAQAGGRGLVLVDAENNILDVPGQLQMSHLVAPAGPGRMERALPVRADYCCLDSSSASSSQTSSKTGSPFTPASSEPEPEASLGAISLTVDYNFPKKALVVTIVGARGLPAMDEQAGSSDPYVKMTILPEKKHRVKTRVLRKTLDPLFDETFTFYGVAYSSLPELTLHFLVLSFDRFARDDVIGEAVVPLKGVDPSTGRVHLSQQISKRNMQCESRGELLASLSYQPVSHRLSVVVLKAQHLPKMDIAGLSANPYVKVNVFYGRKRIAKKKTRVKKCTLNPVFNESFIYDIPPELLPEISVEFLVVDFDRTTKNEVLGHLVLGLQSPTLTGASHWREVCENPRRQISKWHTLSEY; encoded by the exons ATGGCGGACATGACAGAGCTGCGACCCTCTTACG CCATGTCTCCCATTCTGGCGGGCTTCCTGGGTGCGGGTGTCCTGGTTCTCGTGGTGATCGTCCTGGTTCTGCTGTGGTCCTTCTGTCAGCGACGTTACCTGCGCATATCGGGACACTACAAGTTGCACGGGGACCGTTACTGCGACGCTGACGACCCGCCCTACAAGTTTATCCACATGCTGAAAGGCATCAGCATTTACCCAGAGTCCCTCAGCAGCAGCAAGAGGATTGTACGCAGCGCCAGGCGAGCCGAGCGTGATGGAGAACGTGGCTGCGCACAGGCGGGGGGGAGAGGCCTGGTGTTGGTGGACGCGGAGAACAACATCCTAGATGTCCCGGGTCAATTGCAAATGAGTCACCTGGTAGCCCCTGCCGGACCAGGCCGTATGGAGCGGGCATTACCCGTCCGCGCCGACTACTGCTGCCTGGACAGCAGCTCGGCCAGCAGCAGTCAGACCAGCAGCAAGACCGGGTCGCCCTTCACCCCCGCCTCCTCTGAGCCCGAACCAGAAGCCAGCCTAGGTGCTATCAGCCTCACTGTGGACTACAACTTCCCCAAGAAGGCCTTGGTGGTGACCATCGTCGGGGCCCGAGGTCTTCCCGCCATGGATGAGCAAGCCGGCAGCTCTGACCCCTACGTGAAGATGACCATCCTGCCCGAGAAGAAGCATCGCGTGAAGACCCGGGTGCTGAGGAAGACACTGGATCCGCTCTTTGACGAGACCTTCACTTTCTACGGCGTGGCCTACAGCTCGCTACCAGAGCTCACGCTGCACTTCCTGGTCCTCAGCTTCGACCGCTTTGCTCGTGATGATGTCATTGGGGAAGCAGTAGTGCCACTGAAGGGTGTGGACCCGAGCACAGGCCGAGTCCACCTGAGCCAGCAAATTTCCAAGAGGAACATGCAG TGTGAGAGTCGTGGTGAGCTGCTGGCGTCGTTGTCCTACCAGCCGGTGTCTCATCGTCTCAGCGTGGTGGTCCTGAAAGCTCAACACCTCCCGAAGATGGACATAGCCGGCCTGTCTGCAA ACCCCTACGTGAAAGTCAACGTCTTTTACGGTCGCAAGCGCATCGCTAAGAAGAAAACCCGTGTGAAGAAGTGCACGCTAAACCCAGTCTTCAACGAGTCCTTCATTTACGATATCCCACCCGAGCTGTTGCCTGAGATCTCAGTGGAGTTCCTGGTGGTCGACTTTGACCGTACCACCAAGAATGAAGTCCTCGGCCacctggtgcttggcctccaaAGCCCCACCCTCACCGGCGCCTCCCACTGGCGGGAAGTCTGCGAGAACCCCCGTCGGCAGATCTCCAAATGGCATACCCTGAGCGAGTACTGA
- the LOC131105482 gene encoding B-cell receptor CD22-like isoform X2, with translation MPFWRQNVFVVLLLTGSVGVAARVRYHPSAVCAVKGSTVTIGCTFTPIMEVIRVVWCINHLICHGSTPSVYDSAKPSYGSRYQYLGDLEGNCTLRIHDVREADSRTFRFRMEAADALGHFTGTTGAKFNVIDNPQMLVLSSTPAKVSEGDRVTLSCASRCSFQQLEVRWFQDGNHVLSESGPALQLGSVTKSKSGNYTCALAKDMRTTSLPFSLKVEARQSNLRDGQFALTLGLAFGLMVVLLFFILLIFIIKRKCRVASCENVKGLEGETEQKHSEHVYCNFPSSAEPAGQEMSHSALEINYASIRFKQTAVSRPVKDSKEFVVYSAVASTLR, from the exons ATGCCATTTTGGCGTCAAAACGTGTTCGTCGTGTTGCTTCTGACAG GCTCGGTGGGCGTAGCTGCACGGGTACGTTACCACCCTTCAGCAGTGTGCGCGGTGAAAGGCTCTACAGTCACAATCGGCTGCACGTTCACACCCATCATGGAGGTCATCAGGGTGGTGTGGTGCATCAATCACCTCATTTGTCATGGCAGCACACCGTCCGTGTACGACAGCGCCAAGCCCTCCTATGGCTCACGGTACCAGTACCTGGGAGACTTGGAAGGAAACTGCACACTTCGGATCCACGATGTCCGGGAGGCAGACAGCAGAACATTCCGCTTCCGGATGGAAGCTGCTGACGCTTTGGGACATTTCACCGGCACCACAGGGGCAAAGTTCAATGTCATCG ATAACCCTCAGATGTTGGTGTTAAGCTCTACCCCTGCCAAGGTGAGCGAGGGCGACAGAGTGACTCTGAGCTGCGCTTCCCGTTGCTCCTTCCAGCAACTGGAGGTGCGCTGGTTCCAAGATGGCAACCACGTCCTCTCAGAATCCGGCCCTGCCTTGCAGCTGGGCTCCGTGACCAAGAGCAAGTCTGGCAACTATACCTGCGCGCTGGCAAAGGACATGAGGACCACGTCGCTGCCCTTCAGCCTGAAAGTGGAAGCACGTCAATCCA ACTTACGTGATGGGCAGTTTGCGCTGACTCTTGGCTTGGCCTTTGGCCTTATGGTGGTGTTGCTGTTTTTCATTCTGCTGATCTTCATCATTAAAAG GAAGTGTCGGGTGGCATCATGTGAGAACGTCAAAGGTCTGGAAGGTGAGACGGAGCAGAAG CACAGTGAACATGTGTACTGTAACTTCCCATCATCTGCTGAGCCAGCCGGACAGGAAATGAGCCACAGTGCATTGGAAATCAACTATGCCTCCATCCGGTTTAAACAAACGGCTGTGAGCAg ACCAGTGAAGGACAGCAAAGAATTTGTCGTCTACTCAGCAGTAGCGAGCACATTGCGATGA
- the LOC131105482 gene encoding B-cell receptor CD22-like isoform X1 — MPFWRQNVFVVLLLTGSVGVAARVRYHPSAVCAVKGSTVTIGCTFTPIMEVIRVVWCINHLICHGSTPSVYDSAKPSYGSRYQYLGDLEGNCTLRIHDVREADSRTFRFRMEAADALGHFTGTTGAKFNVIDNPQMLVLSSTPAKVSEGDRVTLSCASRCSFQQLEVRWFQDGNHVLSESGPALQLGSVTKSKSGNYTCALAKDMRTTSLPFSLKVEARQSNLRDGQFALTLGLAFGLMVVLLFFILLIFIIKRKCRVASCENVKGLEGETEQKQHSEHVYCNFPSSAEPAGQEMSHSALEINYASIRFKQTAVSRPVKDSKEFVVYSAVASTLR, encoded by the exons ATGCCATTTTGGCGTCAAAACGTGTTCGTCGTGTTGCTTCTGACAG GCTCGGTGGGCGTAGCTGCACGGGTACGTTACCACCCTTCAGCAGTGTGCGCGGTGAAAGGCTCTACAGTCACAATCGGCTGCACGTTCACACCCATCATGGAGGTCATCAGGGTGGTGTGGTGCATCAATCACCTCATTTGTCATGGCAGCACACCGTCCGTGTACGACAGCGCCAAGCCCTCCTATGGCTCACGGTACCAGTACCTGGGAGACTTGGAAGGAAACTGCACACTTCGGATCCACGATGTCCGGGAGGCAGACAGCAGAACATTCCGCTTCCGGATGGAAGCTGCTGACGCTTTGGGACATTTCACCGGCACCACAGGGGCAAAGTTCAATGTCATCG ATAACCCTCAGATGTTGGTGTTAAGCTCTACCCCTGCCAAGGTGAGCGAGGGCGACAGAGTGACTCTGAGCTGCGCTTCCCGTTGCTCCTTCCAGCAACTGGAGGTGCGCTGGTTCCAAGATGGCAACCACGTCCTCTCAGAATCCGGCCCTGCCTTGCAGCTGGGCTCCGTGACCAAGAGCAAGTCTGGCAACTATACCTGCGCGCTGGCAAAGGACATGAGGACCACGTCGCTGCCCTTCAGCCTGAAAGTGGAAGCACGTCAATCCA ACTTACGTGATGGGCAGTTTGCGCTGACTCTTGGCTTGGCCTTTGGCCTTATGGTGGTGTTGCTGTTTTTCATTCTGCTGATCTTCATCATTAAAAG GAAGTGTCGGGTGGCATCATGTGAGAACGTCAAAGGTCTGGAAGGTGAGACGGAGCAGAAG caGCACAGTGAACATGTGTACTGTAACTTCCCATCATCTGCTGAGCCAGCCGGACAGGAAATGAGCCACAGTGCATTGGAAATCAACTATGCCTCCATCCGGTTTAAACAAACGGCTGTGAGCAg ACCAGTGAAGGACAGCAAAGAATTTGTCGTCTACTCAGCAGTAGCGAGCACATTGCGATGA